The Chryseobacterium sp. LJ668 genome segment GAATCTGTTAGGAACAAGAGAACCTGAAATCTATGGAACTATTTCTATGGAAGATTATTTAGAAAAATTAAAATCTGAATTTCCTTCTTATGACTTGAAATACTATCAGTCGAATATTGAAGGGGAATTGATCAACAAGCTTCAGGATGACGATTTTGATGCGGTGATTATCAATCCCGGAGCTTTCACGCATTATTCTTACGCAATTGCAGACTGTTTAAAGAATATTCAGAAGCCGAAAGTGGAAGTCC includes the following:
- a CDS encoding type II 3-dehydroquinate dehydratase, with translation MKVLIINGPNLNLLGTREPEIYGTISMEDYLEKLKSEFPSYDLKYYQSNIEGELINKLQDDDFDAVIINPGAFTHYSYAIADCLKNIQKPKVEVHISNIYKREEFRQKSVTASCTDAVLSGFGMDGYRLAILSLK